Proteins found in one Brevibacillus brevis genomic segment:
- a CDS encoding TetR/AcrR family transcriptional regulator, with product MNRRRLTQAERKQETRQLLIDAAIETFAQLGFHGASVDKIADHAGFTKGAVYAHFQSKEDLFLAILEGQMQLHVSNIHHVIHHQPSLSHFIEAMDAYFMSVQQQNRTWNMLNLEFLLYAMREESVRKRWSNMIIESVQHLSQAIQTLMPKENDSTLSADEMAWTILALENGMAIFYYMNSDQMPLSLYGKALQNMLSTK from the coding sequence ATGAACAGACGCAGATTAACCCAAGCAGAGCGTAAACAGGAAACACGGCAATTGCTCATTGACGCAGCTATCGAGACCTTTGCTCAGTTAGGCTTCCACGGGGCTTCCGTTGATAAAATCGCAGACCATGCTGGCTTTACCAAAGGAGCTGTTTATGCTCATTTTCAGTCCAAAGAAGATCTCTTTCTCGCTATTTTGGAAGGTCAGATGCAATTACATGTGTCGAATATCCATCACGTAATTCATCACCAGCCATCATTATCGCATTTTATAGAAGCCATGGACGCCTATTTTATGTCCGTTCAGCAACAAAATCGTACATGGAACATGCTGAACCTGGAATTTTTGCTTTATGCCATGCGCGAAGAGTCTGTTCGAAAGCGATGGTCGAACATGATCATCGAGTCGGTACAGCATCTTTCCCAAGCCATTCAGACATTGATGCCAAAAGAAAATGACTCTACTCTATCCGCGGATGAAATGGCATGGACGATTCTTGCTTTAGAAAATGGCATGGCTATCTTTTATTACATGAACAGCGACCAGATGCCCCTGTCTTTATACGGAAAAGCTTTGCAAAACATGCTATCGACAAAATAG